A stretch of Lactuca sativa cultivar Salinas chromosome 6, Lsat_Salinas_v11, whole genome shotgun sequence DNA encodes these proteins:
- the LOC111912062 gene encoding UDP-glucuronate 4-epimerase 6, with amino-acid sequence MASPPDTSKTTKLERYNTYIRKVNTSKLLAASSKLLFRLTLLVALVLIFFFTLNYPPLSDSTTTAASNHRVLTTSHLLSSAFYGSGASWEKQVRRSSTPHRPNGFSVLVTGAGGFVGTHCSLALKKRGDGVVGLDNFNSYYDPSLKRARQEVLKQHDIFIVEGDLNDGELLAKLFDIAPFSHILHLAAQAGVRYAMQNPQSYVKSNIAGFVNLLEIAKNADPQPSIVWASSSSVYGLNTENPFSESHRTDQPASLYAATKKAGEEIAHTYNHIYGLSITGLRFFTVYGPWGRPDMAYFFFTKDILQGKPINVYQTHDEKEVARDFTYIDDIVKGCLGALDTAEKSTGKGGKKRGPAQLRIYNLGNTSPVSVGKLVSILESLLNVKAKKHVIKMPRNGDVPYTHANVSLAFRDFGYKPTTDLSTGLRKFVKWYVSYYGIKPRVKMGITGAN; translated from the coding sequence ATGGCGTCCCCGCCGGACACCAGCAAAACCACCAAGCTCGAGCGATACAACACCTACATACGCAAAGTCAACACCTCCAAGCTCTTAGCTGCCTCCTCTAAGCTTCTCTTTCGTCTCACACTTTTAGTCGCTCTCgttctcatcttcttcttcacccTCAACTACCCTCCACTCTCCGattccaccaccaccgccgcctccAACCACCGCGTACTCACCACCTCCCACCTCCTCTCCTCTGCTTTCTACGGTAGCGGCGCGTCCTGGGAAAAGCAAGTTCGCCGCTCATCCACCCCACATAGGCCAAATGGATTCTCTGTGCTCGTCACCGGCGCCGGAGGATTCGTCGGAACTCACTGCTCCCTGGCGTTGAAGAAACGTGGAGACGGTGTTGTGGGTCTTGATAACTTTAATTCTTATTATGATCCGTCGTTGAAACGAGCAAGACAGGAGGTTTTGAAGCAACATGATATTTTTATCGTCGAAGGTGATTTGAACGACGGCGAGTTGTTAGCGAAGCTTTTCGACATTGCGCCGTTTAGTCATATTCTTCATCTGGCGGCGCAGGCGGGTGTTCGTTACGCTATGCAAAATCCTCAGTCATACGTTAAATCCAACATTGCTGGATTCGTGAATCTCCTCGAAATCGCGAAAAACGCCGATCCACAGCCGTCGATCGTTTGGGCGTCGTCGAGCTCGGTGTACGGACTCAACACCGAAAACCCATTCTCGGAATCTCACCGGACTGACCAACCGGCGAGTCTTTACGCCGCCACGAAAAAAGCCGGCGAAGAGATTGCGCATACTTACAACCATATCTACGGGCTTTCCATCACCGGACTCCGTTTCTTCACCGTCTACGGCCCGTGGGGGCGGCCGGATATGGCTTATTTCTTCTTCACGAAAGACATCCTTCAAGGGAAACCGATCAACGTTTACCAGACGCACGACGAGAAGGAGGTGGCGCGTGACTTCACGTATATTGATGACATCGTGAAAGGGTGCTTGGGAGCGTTGGACACGGCGGAGAAGAGTACCGGAAAAGGTGGGAAGAAGAGAGGGCCGGCGCAGTTGAGGATATATAACCTGGGGAATACGTCGCCAGTGTCGGTGGGAAAACTGGTGTCGATATTAGAGAGTTTATTGAACGTGAAGGCTAAGAAGCACGTGATCAAGATGCCTCGAAACGGTGACGTTCCGTATACTCATGCTAACGTGAGCCTGGCGTTCAGAGACTTCGGTTACAAGCCGACCACCGACTTATCGACTGGCTTGAGAAAATTCGTCAAATGGTACGTTAGTTATTACGGGATCAAACCAAGGGTAAAAATGGGAATTACAGGTGCCAATTGA